In the genome of Corticium candelabrum chromosome 18, ooCorCand1.1, whole genome shotgun sequence, the window GGACTGAATGTCAGCTTTCATGGCAGAAGTCATTTCTACTCTAGACCACTGTGCTCCTCGCACAGAATCAATTCCCTTCTGTCGCATTAGCTCTAATGTTGTTTGCAGCTCTGTAGCAGAAGCTGATTGCTCATAGGGGTGACGAGACTTGATCTCGGGCTGACGTATCGGCTTGAAGCGACTAGTGAAAGCAGCTCCTCCATGGCCCTGTCCATCTtgatgttgttgcattcttgCCTCAAAATTGCATTCCTTTGTTTTGCCAACATAAAATTTGGATTGTTGTAGTGGTAACACATACACCACATACACGTCAGGCTCCATGTCCAACTACTGGTTCAAGTGGTAATTCTATCCCACAAACTCTAGAAAATCCGACTTCCTGCTTGACGTCACCTAGTTTTCCGTGCGAACTCCGCCCTTTTCTGCTAACGCGCGCACTAATGTCTACGCTTCTTTGGGCTCCCAAGAAAGCGTTAGCTACTAAAACTggattaattaactcaattaattaaccaaaatctattaattaaaaattaagatAGCACATTATAATTTGCGTTTACTCTAAGGTTTAGACTAGTCTCGTGTGGCCAGACCTTTGGCGTACAACAAGGGGAGCGGTTGGGCTACGTAACTCTCACTACTTGTGATAATCATGTAAAACACATGAAGTTAAAGAAGTCAAAAGCACCAAATAACAGTCACATCTGGGAGATTTCACATGTGATCCTGCTGTTGTTTAAAGCGGGCAACCAGACACGTCTGTTCTTGCATAACATTCATTAGCCCAGTGGCCTGGACGGCCACAACGAAAGCAGTAATCATCATCAGAATCAGAGGAATCAGAGTTGTCATCTAGCAGTTGCCGTCCTTCAACATCAGTCGTTGCATAGCAGTTACGAACCATGTGACCAGGACGGCCACAACGAAAGCAGCAATCATCTTGCAGTCGCTGTCCTGGAGCATCAGTCATTGCACAATAGTCTCGGACCATGTGACCTGGAGGATTACAACAGAAAGCAATGTTGAGCAGTTTGTTGCCTAATTAAATGGCACACAGAAATGGCACGTAGAAATGGCACATAGACCTAGAAATGACACTTAGAAATGACAATTATTTAGAATGACACATTAGTATGTCACATAAAAATGGCATGTCATTCTAGGTGACATTTCTATGTGtcataaataatttatatgacctcctgctgttgctgccgGTACTGGTACTGGTGCTggtactgctgctgctgttgctgctgcgtTTGGACATCTAGTGGCAGCATGGCCTGGTTGGTGGCACACAAAGCATCGATTATTGATTTGGTCAAGTTGTTTCTGAATTTCAGCTTTTGTAGCAGCATCGATCTCCACTGCACACCACTGTGCTCCTCGCACAAAACGAATGCCATACTTTTCCATTAGCTGTAATGTTGTTGTCATCTCTGTGAAACACGCTGTTTGCTCATCAGAGTGATGCGAATCGATCCAGGCTTGACCAATGATGGGTCTGAAGCGACTGGTAAATGCAGCTCCTCGCCCATCTCgatgttgttgcattcttgTCTCAAAGTTGCGTTTTTTTGTTTGGCCAACATAGAATCTGGATTGTTCTAGTGGTAACACGTACACCACATACTTAGGCCTGTCGGGCTCCATGTctagccgcgtccccagactcacgtgagcctggcagtgcccggttcccgtataacacttttCAGCCTcccgggaggctgaaagtgttatacgggaaccggacactgccaggctcacgtgagtctggggacgaacCAGACGTGTTTTTTTCTACAGACTTCCTGTTCCTGCTTGCGCTCTACGCGCGctttaactgattaaatgataaattctattggacgcgtttgtaactttttcgatCGGGACTCCAACTTCTCGAATATCTACAGTAgatcgca includes:
- the LOC134194248 gene encoding uncharacterized protein LOC134194248, which encodes MEPDVYVVYVLPLQQSKFYVGKTKECNFEARMQQHQDGQGHGGAAFTSRFKPIRQPEIKSRHPYEQSASATELQTTLELMRQKGIDSVRGAQWSRVEMTSAMKADIQSQIDHTYDQCYKCHQTGHSAAQCLVAAALPPAAAPRAPATSAMQQCAPRCFRCHRSSHVMRDCFASTDAEGRRLQGVHHCCFRCGHTSHYANDCFAKRDMFGNQL
- the LOC134194130 gene encoding DNA-binding protein HEXBP-like; translated protein: MEPDRPKYVVYVLPLEQSRFYVGQTKKRNFETRMQQHRDGRGAAFTSRFRPIIGQAWIDSHHSDEQTACFTEMTTTLQLMEKYGIRFVRGAQWCAVEIDAATKAEIQKQLDQINNRCFVCHQPGHAATRCPNAAATAAAVPAPVPVPAATAGGHMVRDYCAMTDAPGQRLQDDCCFRCGRPGHMVRNCYATTDVEGRQLLDDNSDSSDSDDDYCFRCGRPGHWANECYARTDVSGCPL